One part of the Diadema setosum chromosome 6, eeDiaSeto1, whole genome shotgun sequence genome encodes these proteins:
- the LOC140229639 gene encoding probable G-protein coupled receptor 21, producing the protein MDVVTPTCARCGLLDQEQEGTADSCSPSLPFSLLFVVCGLVTIFSNVVNLLALNFAQHCFSENTRLCFQAVAVIDFFVGLFCCTFHSIRFSGLSIATTRAFSITGVIFCSTLFNQSVMILACVSVDRYLAITRPLRYHTIVTRRRMIALILCGVLIGTINSASSLAHKILANVKDLKFASVEIAHNPVLIVYFALIVISAGVTTFCNIVLVKLARRHRRRIFAQTAAHGKTSNALPPVQQPRSNKDVRTVLAVTGAFYVTWGAQVSVNFVSAVTGVEIHCIVRNVLLILVISNSFWNALIYLLINSTFRRTVILMFTRGRTMLPNRTASFALPVVTET; encoded by the coding sequence ATGGACGTGGTCACCCCGACGTGTGCCAGGTGTGGTCTCCTCGACCAGGAACAGGAGGGTACCGCCGATTCGTGCTCGCCCTCGCTGCCGTTCTCACTGCTCTTCGTCGTCTGCGGCCTGGTGACCATCTTCTCCAACGTCGTCAACCTGCTCGCTCTCAATTTCGCGCAGCATTGCTTCAGCGAAAACACACGGCTGTGCTTCCAGGCCGTAGCCGTCATCGATTTTTTCGTCGGTCTCTTCTGCTGCACCTTCCACTCCATCCGCTTCTCCGGGCTGTCGATCGCAACCACGAGGGCTTTTTCGATCACGGGCGTCATATTCTGCTCGACACTCTTTAACCAGTCCGTTATGATTCTCGCCTGCGTCAGCGTCGACCGCTACCTTGCCATCACCCGGCCGCTCCGCTACCACACCATCGTCACTCGGCGGCGCATGATCGCGCTCATTCTGTGCGGGGTGCTGATTGGCACGATCAACTCGGCTTCGAGTCTGGCGCATAAGATCCTGGCAAACGTGAAGGATCTGAAGTTTGCCTCAGTCGAAATCGCCCACAATCCCGTACTCATTGTCTATTTCGCACTTATCGTGATCTCGGCCGGAGTAACGACATTTTGCAACATCGTACTGGTAAAATTGGCGCGTAGACACCGTAGGCGCATTTTCGCGCAGACGGCAGCGCACGGGAAGACGTCGAACGCCTTGCCACCAGTTCAGCAACCGCGCAGTAATAAAGACGTGCGCACGGTGCTCGCCGTGACGGGCGCGTTCTATGTCACGTGGGGTGCGCAGGTGTCGGTTAACTTCGTCAGCGCTGTTACAGGCGTAGAGATACATTGCATTGTCCGCAACGTTCTGCTCATTCTCGTCATCAGCAATAGTTTCTGGAACGCGCTCATTTATCTTCTCATTAACTCAACATTTCGCCGGACGGTCATTCTCATGTTCACCCGTGGACGGACGATGTTGCCAAACAGGACAGCGTCCTTTGCCTTACCCGTTGTGACAGAGACCTGA